One segment of Sphingomonas qomolangmaensis DNA contains the following:
- a CDS encoding alpha/beta hydrolase, protein MPEVIFPGPEGRLEGRFAPGPRPRAPVAMILHPHPQSGGTMNNRIVQELYKTFQRRGFATLRFNFRGVGKSQGTFDNGVGELSDAASALDWVQSFHPEAQTTWIAGVSFGAWIGMQLLMRRPEIRGFISVAPPANMYDFTFLAPCPSSGIIIQGDADEVVTPSAVQKLVDKLRTQKHITIHHDTIPGANHFFEHEMPQLMGSVDKYLDMRLAPDSPIR, encoded by the coding sequence ATGCCCGAAGTGATCTTTCCCGGCCCCGAAGGTCGTCTCGAAGGGCGATTCGCCCCCGGCCCGCGTCCGCGCGCACCCGTGGCGATGATCCTGCACCCGCATCCGCAATCGGGCGGCACGATGAACAATCGCATCGTACAGGAACTCTACAAGACCTTCCAGCGCCGTGGCTTCGCCACCCTGCGCTTCAATTTCCGCGGCGTCGGCAAGAGCCAGGGCACCTTCGACAACGGCGTTGGCGAGCTTTCGGATGCGGCGAGCGCGCTCGACTGGGTCCAGAGCTTCCACCCCGAAGCGCAGACGACCTGGATCGCGGGCGTCAGCTTCGGCGCGTGGATCGGGATGCAGTTGCTGATGCGCCGGCCCGAGATTCGCGGCTTCATCTCGGTCGCGCCGCCCGCCAACATGTATGATTTCACCTTCCTGGCGCCCTGCCCGAGTTCGGGAATCATCATCCAGGGTGATGCCGACGAAGTCGTGACGCCGAGCGCGGTGCAGAAGCTGGTCGATAAGCTGCGCACGCAAAAGCACATCACTATCCACCACGACACGATCCCGGGTGCTAACCATTTCTTCGAGCATGAAATGCCGCAGCTGATGGGCAGCGTGGACAAATATCTCGACATGCGGCTCGCGCCCGATTCGCCGATCCGGTGA
- a CDS encoding cysteine desulfurase family protein: MGDRLNLDHAATTPMVPAAAQALADSFARWANPSSPHAEGRASRAAIERARGRITAAYGWAGECIFTSGASEAIAIACTRANADAVLVSATEHEAVLRAVPDSERLPVLADGTLDRAALEAALARTPDRALVAVQWGNNETGVLQPLAEIARIVHAAGGLLLADAAQMPVGWDDHDLPQDHADFIAISGHKRGGPIGIGALLVRDLTTLHPSGGQERGYRGGTENMPGAVAFQAALDTPEDLIYMADLRDHLDVLIAEAGGDPIASTAERRTPLIGAYRMPGVAAATQLIRFDLAGIAVSAGAACSSGSMRPSHVLAQMGIAAADAGEVIRVSFGRETGADDIARFVAAWREIAGELRAQPSAPDQRL; the protein is encoded by the coding sequence TTGGGCGACCGTCTGAACCTCGATCACGCCGCTACCACGCCGATGGTGCCAGCCGCGGCGCAGGCGCTTGCCGATTCTTTTGCGCGCTGGGCGAACCCGTCGTCGCCGCATGCCGAAGGGCGCGCGTCGCGCGCGGCGATCGAGCGCGCGCGCGGCCGCATTACCGCAGCCTATGGCTGGGCGGGCGAGTGCATCTTCACCAGCGGCGCGTCGGAGGCGATCGCGATCGCCTGCACCCGTGCCAATGCCGACGCGGTTCTGGTGTCGGCAACCGAGCATGAGGCGGTGCTGCGTGCGGTGCCCGATTCCGAACGGCTGCCGGTACTCGCCGACGGGACGCTCGACCGCGCCGCGCTCGAAGCCGCGCTCGCGCGCACCCCCGACCGGGCGCTGGTCGCGGTGCAATGGGGCAACAACGAAACCGGGGTGCTCCAGCCGCTCGCCGAAATCGCGCGGATCGTCCACGCCGCGGGCGGGCTGCTGCTCGCCGACGCGGCGCAGATGCCCGTCGGCTGGGACGATCATGACCTGCCGCAGGACCATGCCGATTTCATCGCGATCTCAGGCCACAAGCGCGGCGGGCCGATCGGCATCGGCGCGCTGCTGGTGCGTGACCTGACGACGTTGCATCCGAGCGGCGGACAGGAGCGCGGCTATCGCGGCGGGACCGAGAATATGCCAGGTGCAGTGGCGTTCCAGGCGGCGCTCGATACCCCCGAGGACCTGATCTACATGGCCGACCTTCGCGATCATCTCGACGTGCTGATCGCCGAGGCGGGGGGCGATCCGATCGCGAGCACCGCCGAGCGGCGGACGCCCCTGATCGGCGCCTATCGGATGCCCGGCGTCGCCGCCGCGACCCAGCTCATCCGCTTCGACCTTGCGGGGATCGCGGTGTCGGCGGGGGCGGCATGCTCGTCGGGATCGATGCGGCCGAGCCATGTGCTGGCGCAGATGGGAATCGCCGCTGCCGACGCGGGCGAGGTGATTCGCGTCAGCTTCGGGCGCGAAACCGGCGCCGACGACATTGCGCGCTTCGTCGCGGCCTGGCGCGAAATCGCCGGCGAACTGCGCGCCCAGCCTTCCGCACCCGATCAGCGGCTGTGA
- a CDS encoding cysteine desulfurase family protein gives MIYLDYQATTPLAPEALAAMAPWLQTQHANPHSPHAPGRKAKAAVEVARDWIAGLLPEDGRVAFTGGATESLNWAIKGTTGPIVTLATEHAAVLDTVQAEAARGRTVTVLPVGADGLVDLDAARAAIVPGTGLVAAMLVNNEIGVIQPIAQLAALAHDAGALMLCDAVQGYGRVPVPTGCDLIALSAHKIYGPKGIGALWLRDGVKLAPLMHGGNQEDGRSGTLSPALCAGFGAAARLMAERAAEDAAHVERLASVAAEMLGLAPAPGHGEGWHANAPTAPRYPGNLNLHRAGLDVARLMSECRDIAFSAGSACASGSGRSSHVLRAIGLSEAQARASIRIGFGRYTKEDELIDALTRIDAAARAQRIAA, from the coding sequence GTGATCTACCTCGATTATCAGGCGACGACCCCGCTCGCCCCCGAAGCGCTCGCTGCGATGGCGCCCTGGCTCCAGACGCAGCACGCCAACCCGCATTCGCCGCACGCGCCGGGGCGCAAGGCCAAGGCCGCGGTCGAGGTCGCGCGCGACTGGATCGCCGGGCTGCTGCCCGAGGACGGCCGGGTCGCCTTCACCGGCGGCGCGACCGAATCGCTCAACTGGGCGATCAAGGGCACCACCGGCCCGATCGTGACGTTGGCCACCGAGCACGCTGCGGTGCTCGACACCGTACAGGCAGAGGCGGCGCGCGGCAGGACGGTGACGGTACTGCCGGTCGGCGCCGACGGGCTGGTCGACCTCGACGCGGCGCGCGCGGCGATCGTTCCGGGCACCGGGTTGGTCGCGGCGATGCTGGTGAACAACGAGATCGGCGTGATCCAGCCGATCGCGCAATTGGCCGCGCTGGCGCACGACGCCGGCGCGCTGATGCTGTGCGACGCGGTGCAGGGCTATGGCCGCGTGCCGGTGCCGACGGGCTGCGACTTGATCGCGCTGTCGGCGCACAAGATTTATGGTCCCAAGGGGATCGGCGCGCTGTGGCTTCGCGATGGGGTCAAGCTGGCGCCGCTGATGCACGGCGGCAACCAGGAAGACGGGCGGTCGGGCACCTTGTCGCCGGCATTATGCGCCGGGTTCGGCGCCGCGGCGCGGCTGATGGCCGAGCGAGCGGCCGAGGATGCGGCGCATGTCGAGCGGTTGGCGAGCGTGGCGGCCGAAATGCTCGGCTTGGCTCCCGCTCCAGGGCACGGGGAGGGTTGGCACGCCAACGCCCCCACCGCCCCGCGCTACCCCGGCAACCTCAACCTCCACCGCGCCGGCCTCGACGTCGCGCGCCTGATGAGCGAATGTCGCGACATCGCCTTTTCGGCGGGGTCGGCCTGCGCCAGCGGATCGGGGCGGTCGAGCCACGTCCTGCGCGCGATCGGCCTGAGCGAGGCGCAGGCGCGGGCATCGATCCGCATCGGTTTCGGCCGCTACACGAAGGAAGACGAATTGATCGACGCGCTTACCCGGATCGACGCCGCCGCCCGCGCGCAGCGGATCGCCGCATGA
- a CDS encoding 2Fe-2S iron-sulfur cluster-binding protein encodes MIRIRFVAAEGDAVREVSAAAGDRLLDVAQNDGQPLEGTCEGQMACSTCHVIIAAEDFDRLPPASEEEEDMLDLATSATRTSRLACQIHLDETLDGMTVRIPPERRDMRGR; translated from the coding sequence ATGATCCGCATCCGCTTCGTCGCCGCCGAGGGCGACGCCGTCCGCGAAGTCAGCGCCGCCGCGGGGGATCGCCTGCTCGACGTCGCGCAAAATGACGGCCAGCCGCTCGAGGGAACGTGCGAGGGGCAGATGGCCTGCTCTACCTGCCACGTCATCATTGCCGCCGAGGATTTTGATCGCCTGCCCCCCGCCAGCGAAGAGGAGGAAGACATGCTCGATCTCGCCACCAGCGCCACCCGCACCAGCCGGCTGGCGTGCCAGATCCACCTCGACGAGACGCTCGACGGCATGACGGTGCGAATCCCGCCCGAACGCCGCGACATGCGGGGGCGCTGA
- the bla gene encoding class A beta-lactamase — MIDRRSLLIGTAATIAAGPAFAQARANPFEAIRAETGGRLGIAVHDSGTGRRFSLDADSRFAMCSTFKAPLAAAILARVDAGRLDLAQTIRFGEGDLVGHSPTVQANLAAGRLSIEQLCEAAVTVSDNAAANLLLPQLGGPTGLTRFFREQRDTVTRLDRDEPTLNQVRGGDVRDTTTPQAMAALLEQLFTASTLSAAARDRLLGWMVASTTGRARLRKGLPAT; from the coding sequence ATGATCGACCGCCGCTCGCTGCTCATCGGCACCGCCGCGACGATCGCCGCCGGACCCGCCTTCGCGCAGGCGCGCGCCAACCCGTTCGAGGCGATCCGCGCCGAAACCGGCGGGCGGCTGGGGATCGCGGTGCATGACAGCGGCACCGGGCGGCGCTTCTCGCTCGATGCCGACAGCCGCTTTGCGATGTGCTCGACCTTCAAGGCGCCGCTCGCCGCCGCGATCCTCGCGCGCGTTGATGCCGGGCGGCTCGATCTCGCGCAGACGATCCGTTTCGGCGAGGGCGACCTGGTCGGCCATTCGCCGACGGTGCAAGCCAATCTCGCCGCCGGGCGCCTCAGTATCGAGCAACTGTGCGAAGCCGCGGTCACCGTCAGCGACAACGCCGCCGCCAACCTGCTGCTCCCGCAATTGGGCGGTCCGACCGGGCTCACCCGCTTCTTCCGCGAACAGCGCGACACCGTCACCCGGCTCGACCGCGACGAGCCGACGCTCAACCAGGTACGCGGCGGCGATGTTCGCGACACCACCACGCCGCAGGCGATGGCGGCGTTGCTCGAACAGCTGTTCACCGCCAGCACGCTGTCGGCGGCCGCGCGCGACAGGCTGCTCGGCTGGATGGTGGCGAGCACCACGGGTCGCGCGCGGCTGCGTAAGGGCTTGCCCGCGACCTAG
- a CDS encoding MgtC/SapB family protein, with the protein MIWNAQHLAVGAAIAIGLLIGIERGWNLRDAREGTRVAGVRTFVLLGLLGGLAGLLGTDEQPLVAALLIAAPALILAIGYATDPAKRLKPDATTAIAALLTLALGFVAGHGQPMLAIACAALVTFVLALRTEAHALIAKLDGQDIKAMARFAVIAAAVLPFLPSGDYGPYDAWNPQKLWLVVVLVTGFSFAGYVANRIFGARHGTIATALIGGAYSSTAVTQSLAQRLGSDSPGGAESAGIALASAVMYLRVLILVAALATSVLAPFAIVLLPASLAALIAGVWLYRKASAGDDATPPGNPIALAPALGFLLFVALAAVAARWAEGRFGEQGIATLVLVMGSLDVDAAIVTVGGLQPGAISPELAALALGGTVLANMTVKLGITIAYARSRGRDAAIALGASMIVLLLSLGVGFARLGST; encoded by the coding sequence ATGATCTGGAATGCGCAGCATCTGGCAGTCGGCGCCGCGATCGCGATCGGGTTGCTGATCGGGATCGAACGCGGATGGAACCTGCGCGATGCCCGCGAGGGAACCCGCGTCGCCGGGGTGCGCACCTTCGTCCTGCTCGGGCTGCTGGGCGGTCTCGCCGGCCTGCTCGGCACCGACGAGCAACCCTTGGTCGCGGCGTTGCTGATCGCCGCGCCCGCGCTCATCCTGGCGATCGGCTATGCCACGGACCCTGCAAAGCGCCTGAAGCCCGACGCGACTACCGCGATCGCCGCGTTGCTGACCTTGGCGCTGGGGTTCGTCGCGGGCCATGGCCAGCCGATGCTCGCCATCGCGTGCGCCGCGCTCGTCACCTTCGTCCTGGCGCTCCGCACCGAAGCGCATGCGCTGATCGCCAAGCTCGATGGTCAGGACATCAAGGCTATGGCGCGCTTCGCGGTGATCGCTGCGGCGGTGCTGCCGTTCCTGCCGAGCGGCGACTATGGGCCCTATGATGCCTGGAACCCGCAGAAATTGTGGCTGGTGGTGGTGCTGGTGACGGGCTTTTCCTTCGCCGGCTATGTCGCGAACCGGATATTCGGCGCGCGCCACGGGACGATCGCCACCGCGCTGATCGGCGGCGCCTATAGCTCGACCGCGGTGACCCAGTCGCTGGCGCAGCGGCTGGGTTCGGATTCGCCCGGGGGTGCCGAAAGCGCGGGGATCGCGCTGGCCAGCGCGGTGATGTACCTGCGGGTGCTGATCCTGGTGGCGGCGCTGGCGACGTCGGTGCTGGCGCCGTTCGCGATCGTCCTGCTGCCCGCATCGCTCGCCGCGCTGATCGCCGGGGTTTGGCTGTATCGCAAGGCATCGGCGGGCGATGACGCCACGCCGCCGGGAAACCCGATCGCGCTGGCGCCTGCGCTCGGCTTCCTGCTCTTCGTCGCGCTTGCCGCGGTCGCCGCGCGCTGGGCCGAGGGGCGGTTCGGCGAACAAGGCATCGCGACGCTGGTGCTGGTGATGGGCAGCCTCGACGTCGATGCCGCGATCGTCACCGTCGGCGGGCTGCAACCCGGCGCCATCTCCCCCGAACTGGCCGCGCTAGCCCTGGGGGGGACGGTGCTCGCCAATATGACGGTGAAGCTGGGTATCACGATCGCCTATGCTCGATCGCGCGGCCGCGACGCGGCGATCGCGCTGGGTGCCAGCATGATCGTCCTGCTGCTTTCGCTCGGCGTCGGGTTCGCGCGGCTGGGATCGACCTGA
- a CDS encoding Gfo/Idh/MocA family protein: MIVDKFTRRGFIGASGGVASLALTASPAGALLQAGGAVRAAGQPMPGGVKLPTTPPKRKRADSVGFAIVGLGGYALNQMMPRFGQAGRAHIAAIVSGNPEKLRRVGDAYGVPQDARHSYADYAKIAADDRIDAVYIVLPTGLHADYATRAFAAGKHVLCEKPMALTSADCARMIAAGKRANRKLMIAYRSHFEPYNVEAMKLMRQKAVGDVRLLRTEQSYRMGPTSPSENWRTSRALAGGGPLEDYGLYGMQSALYLTNEMPESISASTFRPNGDPRFAEIFAHVSSQWRFPSGAVAQLVTSYDSAGVNFAHVRGTTGALIMDPATSYSGQKMRIEGGEDREFAPGDPSVQFARQIDHFVDAIRDNTPIITPGEMGLRDTRLIEAIYASAAAGRTVKLAPDGRMRG; the protein is encoded by the coding sequence ATGATCGTAGACAAGTTTACGCGGCGCGGGTTCATCGGGGCGAGCGGCGGCGTGGCATCGCTGGCGTTGACCGCCAGTCCTGCCGGCGCCTTGCTGCAGGCGGGCGGCGCGGTGCGCGCGGCCGGTCAGCCGATGCCCGGCGGCGTCAAGCTTCCCACCACCCCGCCAAAACGTAAACGCGCCGACAGCGTCGGCTTCGCGATCGTCGGCCTTGGCGGCTATGCGCTCAACCAGATGATGCCGCGGTTCGGACAGGCCGGGCGTGCGCATATCGCCGCGATCGTGTCGGGCAACCCCGAGAAGCTGCGCCGCGTCGGCGATGCCTATGGCGTGCCGCAGGATGCGCGCCATTCCTACGCCGACTATGCCAAGATCGCGGCCGACGACCGGATCGATGCGGTGTACATCGTGCTGCCGACCGGGCTGCATGCCGACTATGCGACGCGCGCCTTCGCCGCGGGCAAGCACGTGCTGTGCGAGAAGCCGATGGCGCTGACGAGCGCCGATTGCGCGCGGATGATCGCTGCCGGAAAACGCGCGAACCGCAAGCTGATGATCGCGTACCGCTCGCATTTCGAACCGTATAATGTCGAGGCGATGAAGCTGATGCGGCAAAAGGCGGTCGGCGACGTCCGGCTGCTGCGGACCGAGCAATCCTATCGGATGGGGCCCACCAGCCCGAGCGAGAATTGGCGGACCAGCCGCGCGCTGGCGGGCGGGGGCCCGCTCGAGGATTACGGCCTCTACGGCATGCAATCGGCGCTCTATCTGACGAATGAAATGCCCGAGAGCATTAGCGCCAGCACCTTCCGCCCCAATGGCGATCCGCGCTTCGCCGAGATCTTCGCGCATGTCTCGTCGCAATGGCGCTTTCCCTCGGGTGCGGTGGCGCAATTGGTGACCTCGTATGATTCGGCAGGCGTCAATTTCGCGCATGTCCGTGGCACCACCGGCGCGCTGATCATGGATCCGGCCACGAGCTATTCGGGGCAGAAGATGCGGATCGAGGGCGGAGAGGACCGTGAGTTCGCGCCGGGCGACCCGAGCGTCCAGTTCGCGCGCCAGATCGACCACTTCGTCGACGCGATCCGCGACAACACGCCGATCATCACGCCGGGGGAAATGGGGCTGCGCGATACCCGGCTGATCGAGGCGATCTATGCATCGGCGGCAGCGGGGCGGACGGTGAAGCTGGCGCCCGACGGCAGGATGCGCGGCTGA
- a CDS encoding glucuronyl esterase domain-containing protein yields MAGKTIRMAGILLAAAALTAQNSGSGDADRAAMMRQLGITALVPGPSGDEQAPNHANYEEASANPYPALPDVLMAENGRRIATADAWWKVRRPEIVEAFSREIYGRVPKGLPAVEWRVVAEETQTIGFFRPVRVRQLVGHVPSPEAAAPAVDIRMTVVTPAGATQPVPLLIMFGRDVPPAPTQPDRAEAARIDAAMKALLLRQDPSLATVFARHPFFAFQAEQPLRFTPPGPGDPPREEQLIAAGWGYALLDPTSVQPDNADALRQGIIGLANRGRARAPDDWGALRAWAWGASRGFDWLAADPTIDARRIGIEGVSRYGKAALLAAAFDDRFAMVLVGSSGKGGATLLRRNFGEGVANLATGQHYWMAGNFLKYNAKSGKDALNPGDLPVDSHQLIALVAPRLAFISYGVPEAGDAKWLDQRGSLMAAVAAGRVWRLLGARDLGLGDDWRGVQLPPVNSGLLDGELAWRQHDGGHTDQPNMKRFLSWANAKIGWVPPTR; encoded by the coding sequence ATGGCTGGCAAGACGATACGGATGGCGGGCATCTTGCTGGCCGCCGCAGCCCTGACCGCGCAAAATTCGGGCAGCGGCGATGCCGATCGTGCGGCGATGATGCGGCAATTGGGGATTACGGCACTCGTCCCCGGGCCGAGCGGCGACGAGCAGGCGCCCAACCATGCCAATTACGAAGAGGCCAGCGCCAATCCGTACCCCGCGCTGCCAGACGTCCTGATGGCGGAGAACGGGCGCAGGATCGCCACTGCCGATGCGTGGTGGAAGGTGCGACGGCCCGAGATCGTCGAGGCGTTCTCGCGCGAAATCTATGGGCGGGTGCCAAAGGGGCTGCCCGCGGTCGAATGGCGCGTCGTTGCCGAAGAGACGCAGACGATCGGATTTTTCCGCCCGGTTCGGGTTCGGCAGCTCGTCGGTCATGTTCCGAGCCCCGAGGCAGCGGCACCCGCGGTCGATATCCGGATGACCGTCGTCACGCCCGCAGGGGCAACGCAGCCGGTACCGTTGCTGATCATGTTCGGCCGCGACGTGCCCCCCGCGCCGACCCAGCCCGATCGCGCCGAAGCCGCGCGGATCGACGCAGCGATGAAGGCGCTGCTGCTGCGGCAGGACCCGTCGCTGGCGACGGTCTTCGCGCGGCATCCGTTCTTCGCTTTCCAAGCCGAACAGCCCTTGCGGTTCACCCCGCCGGGCCCGGGCGACCCGCCGCGCGAGGAGCAGTTGATCGCCGCGGGATGGGGCTATGCTCTGCTCGACCCGACCAGCGTCCAGCCCGACAATGCCGACGCGCTGCGCCAGGGAATCATCGGGCTGGCCAATCGGGGCAGGGCGCGCGCGCCCGATGACTGGGGTGCGCTTCGTGCCTGGGCCTGGGGCGCGAGCCGTGGCTTCGATTGGCTGGCGGCCGATCCGACGATCGATGCGCGCCGGATCGGGATCGAGGGGGTGTCGCGCTATGGCAAGGCAGCGTTGCTCGCCGCGGCGTTCGATGACCGCTTCGCGATGGTGCTGGTGGGATCGTCGGGCAAGGGCGGCGCGACCTTACTTCGCCGCAATTTCGGCGAGGGGGTGGCGAATCTGGCGACCGGCCAGCATTATTGGATGGCGGGCAACTTCCTAAAATACAACGCGAAGTCGGGGAAAGACGCGCTGAACCCCGGCGACCTCCCGGTCGATTCGCACCAGCTGATCGCGCTGGTCGCACCGCGGCTCGCCTTCATCAGCTATGGCGTTCCCGAAGCGGGCGACGCCAAATGGCTCGACCAGCGGGGGTCGTTGATGGCGGCGGTGGCGGCGGGGCGCGTCTGGCGCCTGCTGGGCGCGCGCGATCTCGGCTTGGGCGACGACTGGCGAGGCGTGCAGCTGCCGCCGGTGAATAGCGGGTTGCTCGACGGCGAGCTCGCCTGGCGTCAGCATGATGGCGGGCATACCGATCAACCCAATATGAAGCGCTTCCTCAGCTGGGCGAATGCGAAGATCGGGTGGGTGCCGCCGACGAGGTAG
- a CDS encoding Crp/Fnr family transcriptional regulator yields the protein MSNAFTDRLRGHGPLSDDDVRLLTAACHSIRGHRAGHHLIREGDRPDPVFVMLEGWAARYKILPDGGRQIMAFMLPGDFCDIHIAVLEAMDHSIVTLTKAKVASLPRQQMEALVEARPAITRAFWWSQLVDQGVLRAWIVSMGRRKAQERVAHLMCELYIRMHNIGLATDNQCEMPLTQVVLADAVGLTPVHVNRVLQALRQAEVMDLRSGSLTILDPAKLARIAGFDANYLHRRLKRAA from the coding sequence ATGTCCAACGCCTTCACCGACCGTCTGCGCGGCCACGGCCCGCTCAGCGATGACGACGTCCGATTGCTGACTGCAGCCTGCCACAGCATCCGCGGCCATCGCGCGGGCCATCATTTGATCCGCGAAGGCGATCGTCCCGATCCGGTGTTCGTGATGCTCGAAGGCTGGGCGGCGCGGTACAAGATCCTGCCCGATGGCGGGCGCCAGATCATGGCGTTCATGCTGCCGGGCGATTTCTGCGACATCCACATCGCGGTGCTCGAGGCGATGGACCACAGCATCGTGACGCTGACCAAGGCCAAGGTCGCCTCGCTCCCGCGCCAGCAGATGGAGGCGCTGGTAGAAGCGCGCCCCGCGATCACCCGCGCCTTCTGGTGGTCACAGCTGGTCGATCAGGGCGTGCTTCGTGCGTGGATCGTCAGCATGGGACGCCGCAAGGCGCAGGAGCGCGTCGCGCATCTGATGTGCGAGCTGTACATCCGCATGCACAATATCGGGCTCGCGACCGACAATCAGTGCGAGATGCCGCTGACCCAGGTGGTGCTCGCCGACGCGGTCGGCCTCACCCCGGTCCACGTCAACCGCGTGCTCCAAGCGCTGCGCCAGGCCGAAGTGATGGATCTGCGATCGGGTTCGCTGACGATCCTCGACCCCGCCAAGCTCGCGCGGATCGCCGGGTTCGACGCAAACTATCTGCACCGCCGCCTGAAACGCGCCGCGTAA
- a CDS encoding PAS domain-containing protein has protein sequence MITELPEAYAWKPEHLRLAVDAAGVALWAWNVETDLLTMDRRGFDLWGLEWSNEVDFETLSARIHPADRDRVRAAFAATRAILGAYETDFRILIDGEVRWIAARGEGADVGIVGRTMFGIFVDVTGRKQAEEGHELLAGR, from the coding sequence TTGATCACCGAATTGCCCGAAGCCTATGCGTGGAAACCCGAACATCTTCGGCTGGCGGTCGATGCCGCCGGCGTCGCGCTGTGGGCGTGGAATGTCGAGACCGACCTGCTGACGATGGACCGGCGCGGCTTCGACCTATGGGGGCTCGAATGGAGCAACGAGGTCGATTTCGAAACGCTGTCGGCGCGAATCCACCCCGCCGATCGCGACCGGGTCCGCGCTGCCTTCGCCGCCACCCGCGCGATCCTGGGTGCCTATGAGACCGATTTCCGGATCCTGATCGACGGCGAGGTGCGCTGGATCGCTGCGCGCGGCGAAGGCGCAGATGTCGGCATCGTAGGCCGAACGATGTTCGGGATCTTCGTCGACGTCACCGGCCGCAAACAAGCCGAGGAGGGGCACGAATTGCTCGCGGGGAGATGA
- a CDS encoding sensor histidine kinase, with the protein MSHRVKNLLTIASGLTAIASRSASCKQDMARELTGRLSALGRAHDLVRPLPSRQGEAALLGDLLSILLAPYDEFGAFKGWFRVAVERIGVGENAATGVALVVHELATNSMKYGSLSAPTGTLDLSSESDGDDIVLTWVERGGPPVVEPDAPDGFGSLLIRRSVNRQLGGTIDYDWSAQGLIVTLRISRAHLAI; encoded by the coding sequence ATGAGCCACCGCGTCAAGAACTTGCTGACGATCGCGTCGGGGCTGACCGCGATCGCGTCGCGTTCGGCAAGCTGCAAGCAGGACATGGCACGCGAACTCACCGGTCGGCTGTCGGCGCTCGGTCGTGCGCATGATCTGGTCCGGCCGCTGCCATCGCGGCAGGGGGAAGCGGCGCTGCTGGGCGATCTGCTGTCGATATTGCTGGCGCCCTATGACGAGTTCGGCGCCTTCAAGGGCTGGTTTCGCGTCGCGGTCGAGCGGATCGGCGTCGGCGAGAACGCTGCAACCGGCGTCGCGCTGGTGGTGCACGAACTGGCGACGAATTCGATGAAATATGGCTCGCTGTCGGCGCCGACCGGCACGCTCGATCTTTCGAGCGAATCCGACGGCGACGATATCGTGCTGACCTGGGTCGAGCGCGGCGGGCCCCCCGTCGTCGAACCCGACGCCCCCGACGGGTTCGGCAGCCTGTTAATAAGGCGCAGCGTCAACCGCCAGTTGGGCGGGACGATCGATTATGACTGGTCGGCGCAAGGCCTGATCGTGACGCTGCGGATCAGCCGCGCGCATCTGGCAATTTGA
- a CDS encoding GAF domain-containing protein, with protein MLETAFEESPDFQVVGVASDAQTAYDLICRVGPDLITIDLCMPYIDGAALLKMLEKVRGTKIIVSDQLAKSVLMQSRLEALGASACFGTREVIDDRRGFFTKLHAVCDRAEAFRQAQQRVAIQAPTNMDAASVATAASAGPAPGFPVPRDEAARLAILHRKQLANATAERQFDLITRYVAEILGFPVCLITFIDRDTQWLKSAYGFQELHMPRCDAFCNYTIVQDGTFIVTNAANDRRFAQTRLVVGEPFVRTYVGHPITLRDGTRIGALCVLDTRQRYIGKPIPTTLAYMADIISEMVETRPVAA; from the coding sequence ATGCTGGAAACGGCGTTCGAGGAGTCGCCCGATTTCCAGGTCGTCGGCGTAGCGAGCGACGCGCAGACGGCCTATGATCTGATATGCCGGGTCGGACCCGACCTGATCACGATCGATCTGTGTATGCCGTATATCGACGGCGCGGCGTTGCTGAAGATGCTCGAGAAGGTGCGCGGCACGAAGATCATCGTGTCGGACCAGCTCGCCAAAAGCGTGCTGATGCAGTCGAGATTAGAAGCGCTGGGCGCCTCGGCATGCTTCGGCACGCGCGAGGTGATCGACGATCGGCGCGGATTTTTCACCAAGCTCCACGCAGTCTGCGATCGCGCCGAGGCATTCCGCCAGGCGCAGCAGCGGGTCGCTATCCAGGCCCCGACCAATATGGACGCCGCATCGGTCGCGACCGCGGCTTCTGCGGGACCGGCGCCGGGCTTCCCTGTTCCACGCGACGAAGCCGCTCGACTTGCGATCCTTCACCGCAAACAGCTCGCGAACGCCACCGCCGAGCGCCAGTTCGATTTGATCACGCGCTATGTCGCCGAAATTCTGGGCTTCCCGGTGTGCCTGATCACCTTTATCGATCGCGACACCCAGTGGCTCAAATCGGCCTATGGTTTCCAAGAATTGCACATGCCGCGATGCGATGCCTTTTGTAATTATACGATCGTTCAGGACGGCACCTTCATCGTCACCAACGCTGCCAATGACCGACGCTTTGCGCAAACTCGTTTGGTGGTGGGTGAACCCTTTGTCCGTACCTATGTCGGCCATCCGATCACGCTTCGCGACGGGACGCGGATCGGGGCGCTGTGCGTGCTCGATACCAGGCAACGCTATATTGGCAAGCCGATCCCCACCACGCTTGCCTACATGGCCGACATCATTTCGGAGATGGTGGAAACCAGACCCGTGGCGGCCTGA